A genomic segment from Nitrosopumilus sp. K4 encodes:
- a CDS encoding winged helix-turn-helix domain-containing protein, with product MNHNLDAYAKYFLEVSSEQRLKIIQLLSQNTFTLSELAKEIDATKPEIHRNLDRLEKSGFIRKNSSGNFVLTTLGQMILGLVPNLAFVIDNKKYFMEHPINSLPEKFISRFGELFESKLLKSYVDVFEYWKSIYEEAEEYIYNILYDVPYFDDFVKPINKKLSQGVKIKSIFYEKAIVSDSRNDAVKKLKKYIDAGDIQRMMTKTVSAAVILNEKQSCLIFPNTDGKLDAGYALVSDDALFHQWCFDYFNYSWYNAQPFMERKLEKK from the coding sequence ATGAACCATAATCTTGATGCATATGCAAAGTACTTTCTTGAGGTATCAAGTGAGCAGAGACTGAAGATCATTCAGTTGCTTAGCCAGAACACTTTCACGCTTTCTGAGCTTGCAAAAGAAATTGATGCAACAAAGCCTGAAATACACAGAAACTTGGATAGACTGGAAAAGTCCGGATTTATCAGAAAAAACTCTAGTGGTAATTTTGTCTTGACTACATTGGGTCAGATGATTCTGGGGTTGGTGCCTAACCTAGCCTTTGTTATTGATAACAAAAAATATTTTATGGAGCATCCCATAAATTCACTTCCTGAAAAATTCATATCTCGATTTGGAGAGCTGTTCGAATCAAAACTCTTGAAGAGTTATGTTGATGTGTTTGAGTACTGGAAGAGCATCTACGAGGAAGCAGAAGAGTACATCTACAACATATTGTATGACGTTCCATACTTTGATGACTTTGTAAAGCCAATTAACAAGAAATTGTCTCAGGGTGTCAAAATAAAGTCCATATTTTATGAAAAGGCCATAGTCTCTGACTCTCGTAATGATGCCGTAAAGAAATTGAAAAAATACATCGATGCAGGTGACATTCAAAGAATGATGACAAAAACTGTCAGTGCAGCGGTGATACTAAATGAGAAACAGTCATGTCTGATCTTTCCAAATACAGATGGAAAACTTGATGCAGGATATGCGCTTGTAAGCGATGATGCTTTGTTTCACCAATGGTGTTTTGACTACTTTAACTATTCATGGTACAATGCACAACCATTCATGGAAAGGAAACTGGAAAAAAAATAA
- a CDS encoding stage II sporulation protein M: MKYANMKLRIATFFIFLLLFSIAFQIGATSQISDEDANAFIQEFLSNTQEITGIEIFLNNLQAALPMFVPGFGIIWGSYTAWSTGMGFASMVSMAPALAEIAPLSILYMSPFGFMELVAYAIAMSRSLHIVLALIKRKYLKDMIKPTTIEFGIVIGILLAAGYLEEYMISAAQGM, from the coding sequence ATGAAATATGCCAATATGAAATTAAGAATTGCTACTTTTTTTATATTCCTGCTTTTATTCTCAATTGCATTTCAGATTGGCGCCACGTCTCAAATCAGTGACGAAGATGCAAACGCGTTCATACAAGAGTTCCTATCAAACACACAAGAGATTACAGGCATTGAGATATTTCTAAACAATTTGCAAGCTGCCTTGCCAATGTTTGTTCCAGGGTTTGGCATCATTTGGGGGTCATATACGGCATGGTCAACTGGGATGGGTTTTGCGTCAATGGTATCAATGGCACCAGCACTAGCTGAGATTGCACCGCTTTCAATTCTGTACATGTCACCTTTTGGATTTATGGAGCTTGTCGCATATGCAATTGCAATGTCGCGTAGTCTTCACATAGTTTTGGCCTTGATAAAAAGAAAATATTTGAAGGACATGATCAAGCCCACAACAATTGAGTTTGGAATAGTGATTGGGATTTTGCTAGCTGCAGGATATCTAGAAGAATACATGATAAGTGCTGCTCAAGGTATGTAA
- a CDS encoding ABC transporter permease: protein MFFPLVELWKKRSLIAHFSVLNLKLRFKGTYLGLFWAALEPLFIFSILFTVITTIREVKQEDFAIYLIVGVLFYHLFTRGTIGGLQSLVNNTNILKSIKIEKEIFPVIATGTIFIFMLVELLDLFLLMPIFSFVPTWTTILLIPLLALFLVLILGVSYYLSIFNVFIRDVQQIWSVLVYALLFISPIFWYVSDVDGILLSIHQVNPLGQLIELAHKVIVFGEVGSISEWAYALALVLGIFFSGFVLFKKFENKVVEKL, encoded by the coding sequence ATGTTCTTCCCGTTAGTCGAATTGTGGAAAAAAAGAAGTCTCATAGCTCATTTTTCTGTATTAAACCTCAAACTCCGATTTAAGGGGACATATCTGGGATTGTTTTGGGCAGCTTTAGAGCCATTATTCATTTTTAGTATTTTGTTTACTGTAATTACAACAATCAGAGAGGTCAAGCAAGAAGATTTTGCAATATATCTGATTGTAGGGGTTTTGTTTTATCATTTGTTTACAAGAGGGACCATAGGAGGACTGCAAAGTCTGGTAAACAATACAAATATCTTAAAGTCAATAAAAATCGAAAAAGAGATCTTTCCAGTAATTGCCACTGGGACAATTTTTATTTTTATGCTAGTTGAATTGTTGGATTTATTTTTGCTAATGCCGATATTTTCTTTTGTGCCTACATGGACAACAATATTACTTATTCCGCTTCTTGCATTGTTTTTGGTTTTGATTTTGGGTGTATCATATTACCTCTCAATTTTTAATGTTTTCATAAGAGATGTCCAGCAAATTTGGAGTGTTTTGGTTTATGCGTTGTTATTTATTTCGCCAATTTTTTGGTATGTCTCTGATGTGGATGGAATATTATTAAGCATACACCAGGTTAATCCACTTGGTCAATTAATTGAACTTGCACACAAGGTAATTGTTTTTGGCGAGGTTGGAAGCATTTCAGAATGGGCATATGCCTTAGCTCTTGTTTTGGGAATATTTTTTTCTGGGTTTGTTTTGTTTAAGAAATTTGAAAATAAAGTGGTAGAAAAACTATGA
- a CDS encoding P-II family nitrogen regulator has translation MKKIEAIIRETKFQDVKTKLTKLGVKGLTAYEVRGRGDQAGMMRSGGDSEDYLSDDLVPKMKIEIVCIEEEVDKITNSLVANAFTGNPGDGKIFIYDVVDVIKISTAGKSP, from the coding sequence GTGAAGAAAATAGAGGCAATTATCCGTGAAACAAAGTTTCAGGACGTCAAAACAAAATTAACAAAACTTGGTGTCAAGGGATTGACTGCATACGAGGTAAGGGGCAGAGGTGATCAGGCCGGCATGATGCGATCAGGGGGAGATTCAGAGGATTATCTGTCTGATGATCTTGTGCCAAAAATGAAGATTGAAATTGTTTGTATTGAAGAGGAGGTAGATAAAATAACAAACTCGCTTGTCGCAAATGCATTTACTGGAAATCCTGGCGATGGAAAAATTTTCATCTATGATGTAGTTGATGTGATAAAAATAAGCACTGCTGGAAAATCCCCTTAA
- a CDS encoding NAD-dependent epimerase/dehydratase family protein: MKILITGGAGFIGKHLTEYFVKDHEVLIYDNLSNSTEKDAEFLAAKGAKFCKGDVLDCEKLFEFCKADVVIHLAALSDVAESVKNPEETRKVNVDGTQNVLDCCVKNKVKKIIFASSAAVYGDCKNLPIREDSLMQPLSPYGQSKLDAEKIIENTCRENKISYVILRLFNIYGKGQNESYAGVITKFMQNILEEKPVVIYGDGTQTRDFVSIHDVVDAFDCAIISDKNGVYNIASGIQISINDLAQIMFEKFDNQKIIYKPKQKGDIQNSVADISLAKEKLGFVAKRKLEDEISSIYHE, from the coding sequence TTGAAGATTCTCATTACTGGCGGTGCAGGGTTTATTGGAAAACATCTGACAGAATACTTTGTCAAAGATCACGAGGTCTTGATATATGACAATCTATCTAATAGCACAGAAAAAGATGCTGAATTTCTTGCTGCAAAGGGCGCAAAGTTTTGCAAGGGCGATGTTTTGGACTGTGAGAAATTATTTGAGTTTTGTAAAGCCGATGTTGTGATTCATCTGGCAGCGCTGTCTGATGTTGCAGAATCTGTCAAAAATCCAGAGGAGACAAGAAAGGTAAATGTTGATGGCACGCAAAATGTTTTGGATTGCTGTGTAAAAAACAAGGTAAAAAAAATAATCTTTGCATCATCAGCTGCGGTGTATGGAGATTGCAAAAACCTTCCAATAAGAGAAGACAGTTTGATGCAGCCACTGTCACCATATGGTCAAAGCAAGCTTGATGCTGAGAAAATTATTGAAAATACGTGTAGAGAAAATAAAATCAGTTATGTGATTTTACGATTGTTTAACATTTATGGCAAGGGCCAAAATGAAAGTTATGCAGGAGTAATCACAAAGTTTATGCAAAATATTTTGGAGGAAAAACCAGTTGTAATTTATGGAGATGGTACACAGACGCGTGACTTTGTTTCAATACATGATGTTGTTGATGCATTTGATTGTGCAATAATATCAGACAAGAATGGAGTATACAACATTGCAAGCGGAATACAAATTTCAATAAATGATTTAGCTCAAATAATGTTTGAAAAGTTTGACAACCAGAAAATAATCTACAAGCCAAAACAAAAAGGGGACATACAAAACAGTGTTGCAGACATTTCATTGGCCAAAGAGAAGTTAGGATTTGTTGCAAAAAGAAAACTAGAAGATGAGATATCTAGTATCTATCACGAATAA
- a CDS encoding methyl-accepting chemotaxis protein yields the protein MKKKLLLSFLLFVLVLQIPNSFSETLELFSNSKVYSENQPLFVYGKGLPNENIIIRLFAPDETIAKFDQITADEDGTFEHVVLTWPKSSTTFPFGTYTVEIISTEQGLSQKLDVKFTSTTELVDVPVERHVNTLVFAPETAAINQPIRVFVQTTSDGLLIGDDPRKLLETTHVHLPSGKVQTLTNAFSTLHQGLYFTDYTPTEEGTYVFHVVAFSQGTISHGSVATTVMTQDIRGISNQILELNSILDETSQELEVLKSEIEGFGTTLESASTNIEKSTTSISSSVTNIEEASSQLNSLFFPIVASIGIIVALQIAILARRR from the coding sequence TTGAAAAAAAAATTATTACTTTCGTTTTTGTTATTTGTTTTAGTATTGCAAATTCCAAACTCTTTTTCTGAAACTTTGGAATTGTTTTCAAACAGCAAAGTCTATTCTGAGAACCAACCCTTGTTTGTTTATGGCAAAGGCCTTCCAAATGAAAACATCATTATCAGATTATTTGCACCAGATGAAACAATTGCAAAATTTGATCAAATTACTGCAGATGAGGATGGTACCTTTGAGCATGTGGTACTTACATGGCCAAAATCATCAACCACATTCCCATTTGGAACATACACTGTTGAAATTATCAGTACTGAACAAGGACTGTCACAAAAACTAGATGTAAAATTTACATCAACCACAGAACTAGTTGATGTGCCAGTTGAGCGTCACGTAAACACACTTGTCTTTGCACCAGAAACGGCTGCAATTAATCAACCAATCAGAGTTTTTGTCCAAACAACCAGTGACGGTCTCTTGATTGGCGATGATCCACGTAAACTTTTAGAAACCACACATGTTCACTTGCCATCAGGAAAAGTTCAGACATTAACAAATGCATTCTCAACACTACACCAAGGATTGTACTTTACTGATTACACTCCTACTGAAGAAGGAACATATGTCTTTCATGTTGTTGCATTCAGTCAGGGAACAATCTCTCATGGCTCTGTAGCTACCACTGTAATGACTCAAGACATTCGTGGAATCTCAAACCAAATACTTGAATTAAACTCAATCTTAGATGAAACATCACAAGAACTTGAAGTGCTAAAATCTGAAATTGAAGGATTTGGAACGACTCTGGAAAGTGCTAGCACAAATATTGAAAAAAGTACAACATCAATTTCCTCATCTGTAACAAACATTGAAGAGGCATCATCACAGCTAAACTCTCTATTCTTTCCCATTGTCGCATCTATTGGAATAATTGTTGCACTACAAATAGCAATTCTTGCTAGAAGAAGATAG
- a CDS encoding ABC transporter ATP-binding protein, which translates to MNEEAIRFENVSKTFPLVRKFRKSGSWHKSGKEEKENKFIVFENATFTINKGETIGLIGLNGVGKTTMLRLIAGIYQPDSGTISTKGEIAPLLEIGTGFNGELNADENIIAYGMLLGIKKSEIKNKVDNILKFTGLEDFKYMKLKNFSTGMKAKLGYATAIEVNPDVLLIDEVLSVGDATFRKKGLETFLEFKKKQKTIVFTSHNLNMIKEMSDRVILINNKRISAFGKPQEVIPKYKRIIESHEEKVMKNINNNTNSMNNEED; encoded by the coding sequence ATGAATGAAGAAGCAATAAGGTTTGAAAATGTTTCAAAGACTTTTCCATTAGTTAGAAAATTTAGAAAGAGCGGTTCGTGGCACAAAAGCGGTAAAGAGGAAAAAGAAAACAAGTTCATTGTGTTTGAAAATGCAACATTTACCATTAACAAGGGTGAAACAATAGGTCTGATTGGTCTTAACGGTGTTGGTAAAACTACAATGCTCAGACTTATTGCCGGAATATATCAACCAGATTCAGGAACAATTTCAACTAAAGGCGAAATAGCGCCATTATTAGAGATTGGAACAGGTTTTAATGGAGAATTAAATGCAGATGAAAATATTATTGCATATGGTATGCTATTGGGAATAAAAAAATCAGAGATAAAGAACAAAGTAGATAATATTTTAAAATTTACAGGATTGGAGGATTTTAAGTATATGAAATTAAAAAATTTCTCAACTGGAATGAAGGCCAAACTAGGTTATGCTACGGCCATTGAGGTAAATCCAGATGTGCTGTTAATTGACGAGGTTCTTTCAGTTGGAGATGCTACATTTAGAAAAAAAGGCCTAGAAACATTTTTGGAATTTAAAAAGAAGCAAAAAACAATTGTGTTTACATCACATAATTTAAACATGATAAAGGAAATGTCAGACAGAGTAATTTTGATCAACAATAAAAGGATATCTGCATTTGGGAAACCACAGGAAGTAATTCCAAAATATAAGAGAATTATCGAAAGTCATGAAGAAAAAGTTATGAAAAATATCAATAACAATACAAATTCAATGAATAACGAAGAAGATTAA
- a CDS encoding adenylate/guanylate cyclase domain-containing protein, with translation MMVKAKEELLDSMLDVNSNANMISFENVHQNSIVGIVDVVNSTNVISKMTQEQACQYYSVFHNVLSYVIKNHGASVVKNIGDGILFYFPKLDSTAALSCSVELLNASKMINDIFKKQKIPQIQYRISLDYGPLMIAKYKTSSCKDIFGPTVNLCSKINRIASPNQIVVGSDMFEIIKKSKHFVFKQITQFHSAIKQHYPVYSVNSMT, from the coding sequence ATGATGGTCAAGGCAAAAGAAGAACTGTTGGATTCCATGCTGGATGTGAACAGCAATGCCAACATGATTTCATTTGAGAATGTGCATCAAAACAGCATCGTGGGAATTGTAGATGTGGTAAACTCTACAAACGTTATCTCAAAGATGACACAAGAGCAGGCATGCCAGTACTATTCTGTGTTTCACAACGTGCTAAGCTATGTCATAAAAAATCATGGCGCATCAGTTGTCAAAAACATTGGCGATGGTATCTTGTTTTATTTTCCAAAACTGGATTCAACTGCTGCATTGTCTTGTAGTGTGGAGCTGCTTAACGCATCAAAGATGATAAATGACATTTTCAAAAAACAAAAAATTCCCCAGATACAGTACAGGATTAGTCTTGATTATGGACCGTTAATGATTGCAAAATACAAAACATCATCTTGCAAGGATATCTTTGGGCCCACTGTGAATCTCTGCTCTAAGATAAACCGCATTGCCAGCCCAAACCAGATTGTAGTTGGCAGCGACATGTTTGAAATCATAAAAAAATCAAAACACTTTGTTTTCAAGCAAATCACACAATTTCACTCTGCCATAAAGCAGCATTATCCGGTTTATTCCGTAAATTCCATGACATGA
- a CDS encoding sulfotransferase family 2 domain-containing protein, producing MKIQLNGNSILYFLHIPKAAGTTLISILDGYFDRKKVLGIHAWKYLLPKMPLDFSRFRFVRGHYGYGFYRLLPKKPIYITMLRDPSELIISSYKMIQRQKQESERYLVNKDVSISDLIIHSKNIEYMNNPQTHWLGVDQDVLELSKDMDLEELSDFQPEEHPSFHSPSISDQELLDTAKKHLSEFAFVGVVEKFEESLFLLHYMFGWPPIRNTVKKNVAPEHKTSDDLTEGAKKKLEEWTKLDQELYKYGNKIFEEHYSKMVSNLKEKYWKSEYGNMETNEAIFEMLKEHHKEISTRNG from the coding sequence ATGAAAATTCAATTGAATGGAAACAGCATATTATACTTCCTTCACATACCAAAGGCTGCAGGAACAACTTTGATTTCAATATTGGATGGGTATTTTGATAGGAAAAAAGTGTTGGGAATTCATGCATGGAAATACCTGCTTCCAAAAATGCCTCTGGATTTTTCAAGGTTTAGATTTGTCAGAGGCCATTACGGGTATGGCTTTTACAGGCTGTTGCCAAAAAAACCAATCTACATTACAATGTTAAGAGATCCTAGTGAGTTAATCATTTCATCATACAAGATGATACAGAGACAAAAACAAGAATCTGAAAGATATCTAGTAAACAAAGATGTATCAATTTCAGATCTAATTATACATAGTAAAAACATAGAATACATGAATAATCCACAAACACATTGGTTAGGGGTTGATCAGGATGTACTGGAATTATCAAAAGACATGGATCTTGAGGAGTTGTCAGATTTTCAGCCCGAAGAACACCCGTCATTCCATTCTCCAAGCATATCAGACCAGGAATTGCTAGATACTGCAAAGAAACACCTATCAGAATTTGCTTTTGTAGGAGTTGTAGAAAAGTTTGAAGAGTCATTGTTTTTGCTTCATTACATGTTTGGTTGGCCACCAATCAGAAACACAGTAAAGAAAAATGTTGCACCAGAGCACAAGACATCAGATGATTTGACAGAAGGTGCAAAGAAGAAGCTGGAGGAATGGACCAAGCTTGATCAGGAGCTATACAAATATGGCAATAAAATATTTGAAGAACACTACTCCAAAATGGTTTCAAATCTCAAAGAAAAATACTGGAAGTCAGAATACGGCAACATGGAAACTAACGAAGCAATATTTGAGATGTTAAAGGAACATCATAAGGAAATAAGCACAAGAAATGGATAA
- a CDS encoding glycosyltransferase family 2 protein yields the protein MKVACIPAYNEETYIENLVKSAKDHVDKVIVCDDGSTDDTAKLAKDAGAVVISHKTNRGYGAAITSLFDYARENGAQTMITLDGDGQHNPDQIPLLLNTLSQHNVDVVIGSRFLNDSTEAPGYRKRGIKIITSAANYGADLKVSDSQSGFRAYSKDAIDAIHPTEEGMSVSTEILLKISNKGLSLAEVPITVSYDGDTSEQHAVPHGISVLANTIKYVSIKHPLQFYGVPGIFLVIAGIAMGGIFLDAYLNEQTVFYGSLLASVVLFLLGAILCVTAVILFSMANLIRDRY from the coding sequence TTGAAGGTTGCCTGCATTCCTGCATACAATGAAGAGACTTACATTGAGAACTTGGTAAAGTCTGCAAAGGATCATGTAGACAAGGTAATAGTGTGCGATGATGGCTCTACTGATGATACTGCCAAACTGGCAAAAGATGCAGGAGCAGTTGTGATATCTCACAAGACAAACCGCGGATATGGCGCTGCAATCACATCGCTATTTGATTATGCACGAGAAAATGGTGCTCAAACAATGATAACACTAGATGGCGATGGACAACACAATCCTGACCAGATTCCATTGCTGTTAAACACCTTATCGCAGCATAACGTAGATGTCGTTATTGGCTCTAGGTTCCTAAATGACTCCACTGAGGCACCAGGATATAGAAAGCGTGGAATCAAGATAATTACTTCGGCTGCAAACTATGGTGCAGATCTTAAGGTCTCCGACTCTCAGTCAGGATTTAGGGCATATTCTAAAGATGCAATCGATGCTATTCATCCAACAGAAGAAGGGATGTCAGTATCCACTGAGATACTGTTGAAAATCTCAAACAAAGGGCTGTCACTAGCTGAGGTGCCAATCACAGTATCTTATGATGGCGATACCTCAGAACAGCATGCAGTACCACATGGTATCTCGGTTCTTGCAAACACAATCAAATATGTCTCAATAAAACACCCTCTGCAATTTTATGGAGTTCCTGGAATTTTTCTTGTCATTGCAGGAATTGCAATGGGCGGGATATTTTTGGATGCATATCTTAACGAGCAAACTGTGTTTTACGGCTCCCTTTTAGCTTCAGTCGTGTTGTTTTTGCTTGGCGCAATACTTTGCGTTACTGCTGTGATTTTGTTTTCAATGGCAAATCTTATTCGTGATAGATACTAG